In Chelonia mydas isolate rCheMyd1 chromosome 18, rCheMyd1.pri.v2, whole genome shotgun sequence, a single genomic region encodes these proteins:
- the LOC114021958 gene encoding olfactory receptor class A-like protein 4: MTPDELSQGNVVQATLYGALVLLCLLSNSLVLLTVLAMTVKHGTVAASDLLLATLSTINLLLTALWNTLIFTADLGLQLSLSATWCRVFMFTWVLLRAMSTWATSCLSIFHCRIVRKQHPLGAREARGAEDAAITVSALRIVNVLYSLPALVYSSHAAVGNSTLSLMLVSSTTRPLLGCTWAFPSQQSGLAYATASLVIHKTVPVVLMPGASVYTLHRLKGHVRAMEAENGVARFVSEQRAAKVILALVVLFVACWGTNTLAVGYHSFTSWPPAPFLLQAADFCASLFLGMSTLVIPAGHSQLHRILRRMICVC, encoded by the coding sequence ATGACACCGGATGAGCTGTCTCAGGGCAACGTGGTGCAGGCGACTCTGTATGGTGCTCTGGTCCTTCTCTGCCTGCTGAGCAACAGCCTGGTTCTCCTAACGGTCCTTGCCATGACTGTGAAGCATGGTACCGTGGCTGCCTCTGACCTTCTCCTGGCCACTCTCTCCACCATCAACCTCCTTCTCACAGCGCTGTGGAACACGCTGATCTTCACAGCTGACCTGGGGCTACAGCTCTCCTTGTCTGCCACTTGGTGTAGGGTCTTCATGTTCACCTGGGTGCTCTTGAGAGCTATGAGCacctgggccacttcctgcctGAGCATCTTCCATTGCCGTATCGTAAGGAAGCAGCATCCCCTAGGGGCTAGGGAAGCCAGAGGGGCCGAGGACGCAGCTATCACTGTATCTGCCCTCCGGATAGTGAATGTGTTGTACTCTCTTCCTGCCTTGGTGTATTCCAGCCATGCAGCGGTTGGGAATAGCACTCTCTCCTTGATGCTAGTGAGCAGTACCACCAGGCCTTTGCTGGGCTGCACATGGGCTTTCCCCTCCCAGCAGAGTGGGTTGGCCTATGCCACGGCTTCCTTAGTCATCCACAAAACCGTGCCCGTAGTCCTGATGCCGGGCGCCAGCGTGTACACCTTACACAGACTGAAGGGGCACGTGAGAGCCATGGAGGCCGAGAATGGGGTGGCCAGGTTTGTCTCTGAGCAGAGAGCTGCCAAGGTCATCCTGGCCTTGGTCGTTCTGTTTGTGGCCTGCTGGGGGACCAACACGCTGGCAGTCGGCTACCACAGCTTCACCAGCTGGCCCCCTGCACCCTTCCTGCTTCAGGCTGCAGATTTCTGCGCCTCGCTGTTCTTGGGGATGAGCACCCTGGTAATCCCGGCAGGGCACAGCCAGCTGCACAGGATCCTCCGGAGAATGATCTGCGTGTGCTAA